In one window of Calypte anna isolate BGI_N300 chromosome 1, bCalAnn1_v1.p, whole genome shotgun sequence DNA:
- the GSX1 gene encoding GS homeobox 1: MPRSFLVDSLVLREAGEKKGEGSPPPPLFPYAVHPSHPLPGLPAGACHARKAGLLCVCPLCVTASQLHPPPPAIPLIKASFPPFGSQYCHSPLARQQHSVSAVSVGHAPALYQGAYPLPDPRQFHCISVDSTSSQLPSSKRMRTAFTSTQLLELEREFASNMYLSRLRRIEIATYLNLSEKQVKIWFQNRRVKHKKEGKSSSHRGGGGGHSCKCSSLSTTKCSEDDEDLRMSPSSSGKDDRGLAVTP, from the exons ATGCCGCGCTCCTTCCTGGTGGACTCGCTGGTGCTGCGGGAAGCGGGCGAGAAGAAGGGGGAGGGCAGCCCTCCGCCGCCCCTCTTCCCCTACGCCGTGCACCCCTCACACCCGCTGCCCGGGCTGCCGGCCGGCGCCTGCCACGCTCGCAAGGCCGGGCTGCTTTGCGTCTGCCCGCTCTGTGTCACCGCCTCCCAGCTGCACCCGCCGCCGCCTGCAATCCCTCTCATCAAggcctccttccctcccttcgGCTCCCAGTACTGCCACTCGCCCCTGGCCCGCCAGCAGCACTCCGTCTCCGCCGTCAGCGTCGGGCACGCACCGGCTCTCTACCAGGGCGCATACCCGCTGCCCGACCCCCGACAGTTCCACTGCATCTCCGTGG ACAGCACGTCCAgccagctgcccagcagcaagCGGATGCGCACAGCCTTCACCAGCAcgcagctcctggagctggagagagagTTCGCCTCCAACATGTACCTCTCCCGGCTGCGGCGAATCGAGATCGCCACCTACCTGAACCTCTCCGAGAAGCAGGTGAAGATCTGGTTCCAGAATCGACGGGTCAAGCAcaagaaagaaggcaaaagcagCTCCCAtcggggcggggggggaggcCATAGCTGCAAATGCTCGTCCCTTTCCACCACTAAGTGTTCGGAAGACGACGAGGACTTGCGCATGTCTCCGTCTTCCTCGGGGAAGGACGACAGAGGCCTCGCAGTTACCCCTTAG